The following proteins are encoded in a genomic region of Arthrobacter jiangjiafuii:
- a CDS encoding transporter substrate-binding domain-containing protein, whose translation MLNKARKTALAAMALSALALTACGGGDTEASDSGLGLVSEGSLTVCSDIPYPPFEFEENGEYTGFDIDLIREIATGMGLELDVQKQGFEAIQGGTAVSAGMCDLNASAITITPERQANLEFSDPYYESLQTLLVPAGSDIKSIADLAGKSVGVQQSTTGAAYAQENVKDAEIIEFPSDGELFQAIQAGNIDAILQDIAVNTDHTKEGDFEIVEEYETGESYGFAAKKGNTALIEDINAQLTELRDNGKYQEIYDAYFAE comes from the coding sequence ATGCTGAACAAAGCACGCAAGACCGCCCTGGCCGCCATGGCCCTGAGCGCCCTGGCCCTGACGGCCTGCGGCGGCGGTGACACCGAGGCATCCGATTCCGGGCTTGGCCTGGTCTCGGAAGGCAGCCTGACGGTCTGCTCCGACATTCCGTACCCGCCCTTTGAATTCGAGGAAAACGGGGAATACACCGGTTTCGATATCGATCTGATCCGCGAGATTGCCACCGGCATGGGCCTGGAACTGGATGTGCAGAAGCAGGGCTTCGAAGCCATCCAGGGCGGTACTGCGGTAAGCGCCGGAATGTGCGACCTGAATGCCAGCGCCATCACCATCACGCCGGAACGCCAGGCAAACCTGGAATTCAGCGATCCGTACTATGAATCGCTGCAGACCCTTCTGGTACCCGCCGGATCGGACATCAAGTCAATTGCCGACCTGGCCGGCAAGAGCGTTGGCGTGCAGCAGTCCACCACGGGTGCCGCCTATGCGCAGGAAAACGTCAAGGATGCCGAGATCATCGAATTCCCCAGTGACGGCGAACTGTTCCAGGCCATCCAGGCCGGCAACATCGACGCCATCCTGCAGGACATCGCCGTCAACACCGATCACACGAAGGAGGGCGACTTCGAGATTGTCGAGGAGTACGAGACCGGCGAGTCCTACGGTTTCGCGGCAAAGAAGGGCAACACCGCCCTGATCGAAGACATCAACGCCCAGCTGACCGAGCTGCGGGACAACGGCAAGTACCAGGAAATCTACGACGCGTACTTCGCCGAATAA
- a CDS encoding amino acid ABC transporter permease: MKPSTRRRLFRGVLYAIFILVVVAVVLLADWKAIGVNFFDPEVAREAFPTIITVAAKNTVIYTAIAFAGGLLLGLILALMKLSPVAPYRWAATAYIEIFRGLPALLVIFAFAFAVPIAFQWRPPGGNAGAGLMALIVVSAAYIAETIRAGIQAVPSGQTEAARSLGMGPAWTMISVTLPQAFRIITPPLTNELVILIKDTSLLFIAGMALADRELTTFARDAVSQNANATPLVLAALMYLIITLPLTQLVARLERHNQRGR; this comes from the coding sequence TTGAAACCGTCCACCCGCAGACGCCTCTTCCGAGGCGTCCTGTATGCCATCTTTATCCTGGTCGTCGTGGCCGTAGTCCTGCTCGCGGACTGGAAAGCCATCGGGGTGAACTTCTTTGACCCTGAGGTTGCCCGGGAGGCCTTCCCCACCATCATCACGGTGGCCGCGAAGAACACCGTTATCTACACCGCCATCGCCTTTGCCGGCGGCCTGCTCCTGGGCCTGATCCTGGCACTGATGAAGCTCTCCCCCGTGGCGCCCTATCGCTGGGCCGCCACCGCCTACATCGAAATCTTCCGCGGCCTGCCGGCCCTTCTGGTGATCTTCGCCTTTGCCTTCGCCGTACCGATCGCATTCCAGTGGCGCCCACCGGGCGGCAACGCCGGTGCCGGCCTGATGGCCCTGATCGTGGTGTCCGCCGCGTACATCGCCGAGACCATCCGTGCCGGAATCCAGGCTGTTCCTTCCGGGCAGACCGAAGCCGCCCGTTCCCTGGGCATGGGTCCGGCCTGGACCATGATCTCCGTGACCCTGCCGCAGGCTTTCCGCATCATTACCCCGCCGCTGACCAATGAGCTGGTGATCCTGATCAAGGACACCTCGCTGCTGTTCATTGCCGGCATGGCGCTGGCGGACCGCGAGCTCACCACGTTTGCCCGCGACGCCGTCTCGCAGAACGCCAACGCCACTCCGCTGGTGCTGGCAGCCCTGATGTACCTGATCATCACGCTGCCGCTGACGCAGCTGGTGGCCAGGCTTGAACGCCACAACCAGAGAGGCCGGTGA